The Deinobacterium chartae genome contains a region encoding:
- a CDS encoding response regulator transcription factor yields the protein MEQTILIIEDNADITRVVQYELEQAGYRVLSAPDGVSGLTSARENNPDLVILDLGLPDFDGAEIARRLRKTSAVPIIILTAMDAVDRKVNLLEAGADDYLTKPFHPEELVARVRVQLRHQQHGEVISIGQLEIHPQKRLCHFNGHEVRLSPKEFDLLTFLARQPGRVYSREEIEREVWNGELPSNSNVVDVHMANMRAKLRDLDGYGLIRTVRGIGYALKTP from the coding sequence ATGGAACAGACCATCTTGATTATCGAAGACAACGCCGATATCACCCGCGTGGTGCAGTACGAACTCGAGCAGGCCGGTTACCGGGTCCTGAGCGCTCCGGACGGCGTCTCGGGCCTGACCAGCGCGCGCGAGAACAACCCGGATCTGGTCATCTTGGACCTGGGCCTGCCCGATTTTGACGGCGCGGAAATCGCCCGCCGCCTGCGCAAGACCTCTGCGGTACCGATCATCATCCTCACCGCCATGGACGCGGTAGACCGCAAGGTCAACCTGCTCGAGGCCGGCGCGGACGACTACCTCACCAAACCGTTCCACCCCGAGGAACTGGTGGCCCGGGTGCGGGTGCAGCTTCGCCACCAACAGCACGGCGAGGTCATTTCGATCGGCCAGCTCGAGATTCACCCGCAGAAGCGGCTGTGTCACTTTAACGGCCACGAGGTGCGACTTTCCCCCAAGGAGTTTGACCTGCTGACCTTCCTGGCCCGCCAGCCCGGGCGCGTGTACTCGCGCGAGGAGATCGAGCGCGAGGTGTGGAACGGCGAGCTGCCCTCGAACTCGAACGTGGTGGACGTTCACATGGCCAACATGCGCGCCAAGCTGCGCGATCTCGACGGTTACGGATTGATTCGCACGGTGCGGGGTATCGGTTACGCCCTCAAGACCCCCTGA
- a CDS encoding response regulator, translated as MSHVLVVGTDPSALQLIGLTLECAGHQVWTFEQVSRALELLERTPPDLLIAAADLLPNGGLELLHLLRSDARWARIPFVLLAPGADAAAMRAAMLLGADDVLTTLSPPETLLQTVEVRLQRVRELRGEAGAAQVRVRAMGRAEVLWRGVPVVWNSRKAAELFFFLLEKGGSSSWEAAEALWPEKDEEKASSLFHTTLHRLRRSLAPEAITQANRRYGLSEALRLRYDVQEYRRRAREALDADEIGLLDGAIALHGDFLPGFESDWCEEVRAELGAIQVELLRRAAALHEPERPQLAARYSEQAVRIDPLDERNWRDLERLLNRLEDPRSRAAARRIPWWG; from the coding sequence ATGTCTCACGTGCTGGTGGTCGGTACGGATCCGTCGGCACTGCAGCTGATCGGGCTGACCCTCGAGTGCGCGGGGCACCAGGTATGGACCTTCGAACAGGTCTCGCGCGCCCTGGAGCTGCTGGAACGCACGCCGCCCGACCTGCTGATCGCCGCCGCCGACCTGCTGCCCAACGGCGGCCTGGAACTTTTACACCTTCTGCGTAGCGACGCGCGCTGGGCGCGCATTCCTTTCGTGCTGCTGGCCCCCGGGGCCGATGCGGCGGCGATGCGGGCCGCCATGCTGCTCGGAGCCGACGACGTGCTGACTACCCTCAGCCCGCCGGAGACGTTGCTGCAGACGGTCGAGGTCCGGTTGCAGCGGGTGCGCGAACTGCGCGGCGAGGCCGGGGCGGCGCAGGTCCGGGTGCGGGCCATGGGACGCGCCGAAGTGCTGTGGCGCGGCGTTCCGGTCGTTTGGAACTCGCGCAAGGCTGCGGAGCTGTTCTTCTTTCTGCTGGAAAAAGGGGGCAGCAGCTCGTGGGAGGCCGCCGAGGCGCTGTGGCCCGAGAAGGACGAGGAAAAAGCCTCGTCGCTGTTTCACACCACCTTGCACCGCCTGCGGCGCTCGCTGGCCCCCGAGGCCATCACGCAGGCCAACCGCCGCTACGGCCTGAGCGAGGCGCTGCGCCTGCGTTACGACGTGCAGGAATACCGCCGCCGGGCACGTGAGGCCCTCGACGCAGACGAGATCGGCCTGCTCGACGGGGCCATCGCCTTGCACGGCGACTTCCTGCCCGGCTTCGAGTCGGACTGGTGCGAGGAGGTCCGCGCCGAACTCGGTGCCATCCAGGTAGAACTGCTGCGGCGCGCCGCCGCGCTGCACGAGCCCGAGCGGCCGCAACTGGCTGCGCGCTACAGCGAGCAGGCGGTCCGGATCGACCCGCTCGACGAGCGAAACTGGCGCGACCTCGAGCGGCTCCTGAATCGCCTCGAGGACCCGCGCTCGAGGGCTGCGGCGCGTCGGATCCCGTGGTGGGGCTGA
- the rpsF gene encoding 30S ribosomal protein S6 has translation MYQYDLNLILNPSLSSEQVAIEKDYIENTVKNAGGEIVGLEELGNRRMAYAIQKEREGYYLYYTIKTSGNPVQSIGDVLRLRDHIRRVQIVKDRPEWKTKKA, from the coding sequence ATGTACCAGTACGACCTTAACCTGATCCTGAACCCCTCGCTGTCGAGCGAGCAGGTCGCGATCGAGAAGGACTACATCGAGAACACCGTCAAGAACGCCGGTGGCGAGATCGTGGGCCTCGAGGAGCTCGGTAACCGCCGCATGGCGTACGCGATCCAGAAGGAGCGCGAAGGTTACTACCTCTACTACACCATCAAGACCAGCGGTAACCCGGTCCAGTCGATCGGTGACGTCCTGCGTCTGCGCGACCACATCCGCCGCGTCCAGATCGTCAAGGACCGTCCCGAGTGGAAGACCAAGAAGGCCTAA
- a CDS encoding sensor histidine kinase — MRPTLSLRTRIVVLVSVLLLGTAVIGGSSMYVALLLKLNQRERVQLEQDAAQLAQLYAGNQVGGDTVTGGARVEFYRHDGERVKGGPQAPLPAAEVRAARLAPRTLEINIDGSLTLAALRTVELGAASSPLILAVRRDVSYIQQTGRELLGILGLTTALVLLVALPAVYLVTRIGLEPLIDVAQQARRIDERRLTPVQYQGPEDELGLLVKALNRTVARLGSALQAQRVFLAETSHELRTPLTALEGYLRRALREADEQHKPPLEDAERVAQSMTRLVNDLLQLSRGELVQDFTPHYVDIEGQLRQLSRENPGVTCQVHGDLSLLGDPERLMQVWRNLVSNALRASGDPHMVRLEGRRADGHLVVEVIDRGPGIPEPDRERIFEKFYKGASKGGAGLGLTIARQIVEAHRGQITVHETPGGGATFRVTLPALEEEEETELPEAMA, encoded by the coding sequence ATGCGGCCAACCCTCAGCCTGCGCACCCGTATCGTCGTGCTGGTCAGCGTGCTGCTGCTGGGAACCGCCGTGATCGGCGGCTCCAGCATGTACGTCGCGCTGCTGCTCAAACTCAACCAGCGCGAGCGCGTGCAGCTTGAACAAGACGCCGCCCAGTTGGCCCAGCTCTACGCCGGGAACCAGGTGGGCGGTGACACCGTCACCGGAGGGGCACGGGTCGAGTTCTACCGCCATGACGGTGAACGGGTCAAGGGCGGTCCACAAGCCCCCCTGCCCGCCGCCGAGGTGCGCGCAGCCCGCCTCGCACCCCGCACTCTGGAGATCAACATCGACGGCAGCCTGACCCTGGCCGCACTGCGCACCGTCGAGCTGGGCGCGGCCAGCAGCCCGCTGATCCTGGCGGTGCGCCGCGACGTGTCCTACATCCAGCAGACCGGACGCGAACTGCTGGGCATCCTGGGGCTCACCACCGCCCTTGTGCTCTTGGTGGCCCTCCCGGCGGTGTACCTAGTGACCCGCATCGGCTTGGAACCCCTGATCGACGTGGCCCAGCAGGCCCGGCGCATCGACGAGCGACGGCTCACCCCGGTGCAGTACCAGGGCCCCGAAGACGAGCTGGGCCTGCTGGTCAAGGCCCTCAACCGCACGGTCGCGCGGCTCGGCAGCGCCCTGCAGGCGCAGCGGGTATTCCTGGCCGAAACCAGCCACGAACTGCGCACCCCGCTGACCGCCCTCGAGGGCTACCTGCGCCGCGCGCTGCGCGAGGCGGACGAGCAGCACAAGCCGCCGCTCGAGGACGCCGAGCGGGTGGCGCAAAGCATGACCCGGCTGGTCAACGACTTGCTGCAGCTCTCGCGCGGCGAACTGGTGCAGGACTTCACCCCGCACTACGTGGACATCGAGGGCCAGTTGCGCCAGCTCTCACGCGAGAATCCGGGTGTGACCTGCCAGGTGCACGGCGACCTGTCGCTGCTGGGCGATCCCGAACGGCTGATGCAGGTGTGGCGCAATCTGGTCAGCAACGCGCTGCGCGCCAGCGGCGACCCGCACATGGTGCGCCTCGAGGGTCGCCGAGCGGACGGCCACCTGGTCGTCGAGGTGATCGACCGGGGTCCGGGCATTCCCGAGCCGGACCGCGAGCGCATCTTCGAGAAGTTTTACAAGGGTGCGTCCAAGGGCGGAGCCGGGCTGGGCCTGACCATCGCCCGCCAGATCGTAGAGGCACACCGCGGCCAGATCACCGTGCACGAAACGCCCGGAGGCGGCGCGACCTTCCGGGTGACCCTGCCGGCCCTCGAGGAGGAGGAAGAAACCGAACTGCCCGAAGCGATGGCCTGA
- a CDS encoding single-stranded DNA-binding protein, which produces MARGMNHVYLVGALARDPELRYTAGGVAVCEVTVAGEDLVIGSDGRERRLPWYHRVSLMGKPAESVAEQYKAGDAVMVEGSLEYRAWETPEGQKRSAVNIKGLRVEGVQRSDELVRDAGGGVRLPNGLNHAVLVGNLTRDPELRYTPGGDAVLGVGLAVNESWKGRDGNWQERTHWLDVTLWRELAEATAQLKKGDPLMVLGRVTNESWTDREGNKRISTKVEATRVEALTRGPSAPGGAVTTPAASRGAYGNAPAAAKAAGSRSSGLDIDEGLHDFPPEEDLPF; this is translated from the coding sequence ATGGCTCGAGGAATGAACCACGTGTACCTGGTCGGTGCCCTGGCACGCGATCCCGAACTGCGCTACACCGCCGGCGGCGTTGCCGTCTGCGAAGTGACCGTGGCCGGCGAGGATCTCGTTATCGGTTCGGACGGACGGGAGCGCAGGCTCCCCTGGTACCACCGCGTCAGCCTGATGGGCAAGCCCGCCGAAAGCGTGGCCGAACAGTACAAGGCCGGCGACGCGGTGATGGTCGAGGGCAGCCTCGAGTACCGCGCCTGGGAAACTCCCGAGGGCCAGAAGCGCAGCGCCGTGAACATCAAGGGCCTGCGTGTGGAGGGCGTGCAGCGCAGCGACGAACTCGTGCGCGACGCCGGAGGCGGTGTTCGCCTTCCCAACGGACTCAACCATGCGGTGCTGGTCGGCAACCTCACCCGCGACCCCGAACTGCGCTACACCCCCGGCGGCGACGCTGTGCTCGGTGTGGGCCTGGCGGTCAACGAATCCTGGAAGGGCCGCGACGGCAACTGGCAGGAGCGGACCCACTGGCTGGACGTCACGCTGTGGCGTGAACTGGCCGAAGCGACTGCACAGCTCAAGAAGGGTGATCCCCTGATGGTGCTGGGTCGCGTGACCAACGAATCGTGGACGGACCGCGAGGGCAACAAGCGCATCTCCACCAAAGTAGAAGCGACCCGTGTCGAAGCCCTGACTCGAGGTCCCAGCGCCCCCGGCGGCGCTGTGACCACCCCGGCCGCATCCCGTGGAGCCTACGGGAATGCGCCTGCTGCAGCCAAAGCTGCGGGGTCCCGTTCGAGCGGCTTGGATATTGACGAAGGCTTACACGATTTCCCGCCGGAAGAAGACCTGCCATTTTAA